The genomic stretch CTGCTAAACCTTGAAATAGTTTTGCTCGTGCGGGAATTAACCAATCCCAGGTTTGCCGTTGAAATTCTGTATCCTTGACTACTGCTGCTCCCACCGCCGCAGCGAGGACATTCACCGTCCAAGGATCGCGCCACTGCTGCCAACGTTGGAGAAAATCTGGGTGCGCGATCGCATAACCTAATCTTAGCCCCGGAAGACTGTAAAACTTCGTTAGCGATCGCACAATTATTAAATTTCTGTACTTTTTTAGCCAGGGAATCAAACTTTGCTGGCGATCGGGTGGTAGAAAGTCCATGAAGGCTTCATCTATGACTACTAGGTCAAATTCCTCCAAATAAGCTAAAATCGCCTCCACTGTCCAAATTTGCCCCGTAGGATTGTGCGGATTATTGAGTAACAATCCCGCCACTTTCCGATTTGGCTTTTCCCCAACATTTTGACAACTCAAGACAAGCCGCCCATTTCTACGCCAATCTAGCAAACACTTTTCAACCTTAGCACCAAAAGCCAGGAGCGCCCGCTCATAATCCCCAAAAGCAGGAACCAACAGAAAAGTACGTTCCCGTTGAGACAATTCTCGGCAAGCCCAAGTTAACAACTCTGCCGCACCATTACCGGGCAAAATCCATTCTGGCGCTAGCTGATGAAACTCAGCCAGCGCGGAACGCAACTCAGAGTAGTCCGGGTCTGGATAAGCTGAAAGAAGCTTCAAATTGTTTTGAATTGCTTTTCTCGCGCTTTCTGGCGGTCCCAACGGGTTAATACTTGCTGAAAAATCTGCAATTGAGGAAGGGGAACAGCCTGCAACTGTGGCTGCCCAAGCTAAATTTCCCCCATGAACAGGTCTGTTCACAAACTTCCTCGAAGCGTCTCGATGAAGATTACTTCGGTGCGACTTTTTCTTTAAACAGTTTACCCGCCGAGAAAGCAGGAACAACGGTTTCTGGGATTTCCATCTTATCGCCAGTCTTAGGATTACGACCCTCGCGAGCTTTACGTTTGCGCGGCTCGAAAGAACCAAAACCAACCAGCGTCACCTTATCGTTGTTAGAAACTGCGTCCATAATCGTTTCCAAAGCAGCAGTCAAGACAGCATCCGCTTGTTTTTTCGTTACATTCGCTTTTTCTGCAATCTCGTTAACTAAATCGCCTTTATTCATTCAATATCTCCTTTTTGCTTTTCTTTTGTCGAACTATCTAGTTCAGACTTCCTCTGTCTTTATTTAATTAAAGCTAGAGGTGAGTCTTTAAACTAGTATTTTGCGTTATCAATCGCTGAAATACGCATTAGCTCAATATTTCACTGCATTATTCTATGCGAAGCTTGCCCGATATGGATAGCTGAAACCTTTAATTTATGTAGATTTCGCGATTTTTTTTTGGCGATCGCTTTTTTGAACCCTAAAAAACTAATTCTCTTACTATGCAATTGACTTTTTGTCAAATTATTGTAATAAAAATTTGCAAAAAAAAAGGGAAAAGGTGAGATCCTTTTTTCCCCTTCTGAAAAGGAACGAGGAATTAGTGAGTAAGTTCAGTTACCAGACTTACTCCCTACCTCTAGGAACATCAAATCTGCGCCGTTCCAAAAACTCCTGTGCTTCTCGTCCGGGAGTGTAATTATAGCCAAAAGCAGAACGCTCGCTATCATCGATAATTTGCGGAGTAAGCAACACAATTACCTCTTGTCGTTGATTATCCCGGCTTGTACTTCTAAACAAAGCCCCAATAATCGGTAAATCGCCCAAAATCGGCACCTTCGAGACAACCGTTCGGTCTGACTCCTGAATAATACCCGACAGAATCAAAGTTTGAGCATCTCGCAAGCGAATGAAACCAGAATTTAGTTCCCGTCGTTGTAGTAAAGCAATCTGGTTAATATCATCACCAACAGCTAAATTTTGTACATTACCGATCGCCGTTACCGTCGGTTCTACTGATAACGTGACAAAACCATTATCATCAATTCTTTGGACATTAACCGTCAGCGATAAACCCGCCTCTTTAATTTCTGCGGTAACAGTTCTCGTCACGATACCCTCAGCAGATTCCGTCTCACTTTCAATATTTCCCACCACTTCTTGAGTCAGATTAACAGTAGCCTGTTGTCCTTCTTGCACCACCAAAGTAGGATCGGTCAAAATCTTCGCATTCCCGCTCGTAATTTGCGCCTGTAACAAACTCAAAAACCTAGTCGGATACTGAATCAAAGATGGCAAAGAAGTAGTAATCTCACCAACATCTCCTGCGGTAAACGTAGTATCTCTACTTTGGGGGATACCTGCCGTACCGGGAACAAAAGTAATCTCACCAGTCACCGGGTTAGTAATAATTTGCGGTTGAGTCGGAGGAACTGCGGGAGTGATATCAACTTGAGTAACATTACGAGTTCCTAAAGTTACATCAGTAATTCCCACATCAAAAGGATCGTCACCAATCTCAGCCCTCGGCGTTAAAAATATTCCCGCTCCCGGAGGAGAATCAAAGACCAGTTCTCCATCAACAATTCTGCGTTCTCCAGTTCCCGTTCCCGGAACAGCGATCGTACTATTAGGATCGAGAAAAATCGTTGCACCAGCAAAAGGATTAGTAATTACAGGCGGAGAAAGGGAACTACCCGTCACCGTCAACTGGTCGGGAGGATTAAAACCACCATAATTAAAAATCGCCGCCCCATTATCTTGAACAAAGAACCCATCGCCGACTCCAAACGAAAAACTCGCATTAAAAGCCTCAGTTCCCGCCAAATTAACATCAACAATTTTCACATTAATCGCCACCTGACGGCGACGAGCATCAAGCTGCGTCAAGAAAGAAGTCGCAATTTGCACTTTGCGCGGTTCACCCACCATTGTCAAAGCATTGAGTCGGTCATCTGTCGCCACCGAAAGTCCTTGAAGCAACAACGGACCGCCTCCTTCTGGCTGATTAACCGTCAAAGGTTGCAGTTCGGCAGGTTCTTCTCGCCGTTCCACCACCGCACCCGTCGTCGGACTCCGTGTTTCCGTAATTGGTGTCACTAACCTTTGTACTGCCGCCCCTTGACCTGCCAAAAACGCCGCCGCATTAGCCGCCTCAACTTGATTGAGACGAAAAGTACGAGTTACCAAACGGCGAGTCGATAAAGGCAATTGCGACCCAGCAAAAATAGTATTATCCCTACGACTAGCTTCCACACCAGAAACCTGAAGCACGTAGTTAAACACATCTTGTACCGGAACATTTTCCAAATCGAGAGAAATAGTTGAGTCAACTCCTTCTCCCTCCGTATTTGTAAAAATCAAGTTCAAACCCGCCGAACGAGCCAACAATCCCAAAACTTCCCGCACCGGAGCTTCTCGCAATACCAAACGAGGAACCCTAGCTGCCGTCCCCAAATCCAGAATTTCTGGGGAAGAATCAATATTGGCTACCGCAATATCTCCCACTGGAGGAGCCACCGCCCTCGGTAAAAACGGCGGTGCCGGAGAAACAGGTTGCACCACACCCGTAGCCGGAGCCGGAGTACCATCAATCGTAATTTCCGGGTCAGGAAACAAAATTTCTGGTTTCGCAGGTTCAACTGCCGTCGGAGTTTGAGCAACTGGAGATTCTTGAGACTGTGAACTTTCAGCACTCAAAGTCGGCGATGTTGCCTGATTATCTTCAGCCAGTCCCAAACTCAGGGTAATTGCCCGAGCTTCTTGCTGAAGAATTTGTTGTCGAGGAGGACTACTTTCACCTCGAACAACCACCCGCACGCTGTTACTATCTCCTTGAGTTACCTCAACCGAAGAAATACCCGGAATCGGGTTTTCTTGCACAAAACTCTGACCCGAAGGCAACTTAAGCTGAGTATTCATAATATTTGCTACTAGCTCATTGCCTCGATTTTCAGTTAATACTTGTGGCAACCCCTCACCGCCATTAGTTGAAAGCCGCAATTCGATACTGTTGCCATTGGGCTTAATCTCCACCCCTGTTACCTGAGTGCTAGCGGCATAAACTGGCTGCGTTACCATTAAAACCACTGTTGCGCCGACCCAAATTCCTAGCTGACTTTGGTAATCTTTCACCATTCACTCCTCAACCTAAGCTGCTCAAAAAAGCATTTATATTATTTCCTCTACACCACTTTTTATTAATTACCATCAGCAGTGCTAATTTTGCGTTGTTTCTTGATTATTTTTACTCTTGCCCCTCAGCACCTTCTTCACCCGCCGCTTCCTCAGCCGCTTCCTCAGCCGCTTCCGCTAATTCTTCCTCACTCAACGGTAGGAGTGCATCCAACCTAAAGCTAGTTTCCAGTTTGGGTTGACCTTGGGGAACGAGCCTACCGTTTTCATAAACAAGAACTTGATTTTCCGCGACATTAGAAGTAAGGTCTTTGACAACTAACAGCGATTGTAGTTGCTCAATGTTACGCAGAATCGATCGCGTAGCATCAAAACCACCTTCGACAGTAACTTCAACGCTTTGGCGTTTCAGCTTACCATTAACGCCACTGCCATAGGAACCGTCTTCAATCGGAACTGGTTTCTCTTCAATAGGTTGGTAATTGACCAACTGTCCTTGTCTAGATTCGATAAAACGATTCAGGTCTAACAATAAAGTATCTAAGGTTCTTTCATTAGCAAACAAGTTTAAGACTTGTTGTCTTTGAGCTTGAGCTTGTTGAAGTTCGGCTTCTAGTAGTGGAGCTTGGTCTAGTTGCTCTTCTCTGAGGTCAATTTCTTCTTGTTTGGTATTTTTAGTAGTTTGTGCTTCTTGATATACCTCCCAAGCAGGTTTAACGAAGTTAATGCCGAGGTAGGCGGCGGCGGCTACTCCTAAAACCGCACAAATAACACCGCTTACCTTGGGGGTAAAAGTAATCCCAAAGGCGGTGGGATATTCGGGATTTTCCTCTAATTCAGCACCTTCGGGAATAAATTCATCTTGTGCGTAAGTCATTATTTACCTACTCCTTGTTGCTCGATAGTTCTCAGTCTAGTTACTAATCCTGTAGCACCTTTTTCGTCGAGTTGTCTGATTAACTCGGAAGCTGGTTTGTTGGTCAGTTCTGTAGAAATTGTATATTCGACCACTTTTGGGAGTTCTACTGTAACATTCTCCGATTGTTGGTTATCAGGGATTACTAACTGGGCTGGGTTATTGGTTAATTGAGCGCCAATTAGCCTAGTTTCTTCATTAGCAAGTAAGTCCGACTGTTGAAGTGTCAGCAAAAAGTCATTGACTTGGTTAAAAGAAATAGCTGCACCTTGAATGGTTAATTGAATTGTTGGTACTGAGGTTGTTGTAGCTTCGCCATCTTCCGCAGGTGCAGAAGTTGAACCTTCAACTTCACTTTGTTCGATCGAGCTAATTTGCACTCCTGGAGGAATGCGATCGCGGATATCCTGTAAAATTGCTGACCAAGGTTTAATTTGATAAAAGACGCTCGCGAGTGAGTTTACGTCTGCATTCACTTGCTGGATTTGCGCTTCTAGTTGCTCGATACTCTGCGCTTGAGCATTGAGTTCCTCAATCTGTCGATCTTGTTCCGCGATCTCCTGGTTTACTTTTGCGGTTTGTGTTGTCAAGAAATACCAAACACCGCCGACAAGTGCTGGTAAGAGCAGCAATGCAGCTATTCCAGCCAATAGAGGGGCTTTTTCTCCCAAATCGAGCTTCTGGCGTTTTCTACCTTTTGGTTTTTCTGGATTTAATTCGGGGCGATCTTTGAGAAAATTGACATCTAAACTATACATTATCTTATCCCTCTGTTTTATACCTCTCGCATTCCCAAACCTAAGACAATTCCTAATCCCGGTCGTTGGATCTCGGGAATTTCTTCTTCCATTTCTAAGGATAACGCTGCTACCGGATCTAATTTCGTTGTCGGTAAGCTAAGGCGTTGGGTGAAAAAGTCGTCGAGTTGTCCTATTCCTCCTCCCGGACCTGCTAGTAATAGCTGCGCTACTTCTAAATTTTCGCTTTGATTCAAATAAAAGTCGATCGAACGACGCAATTCGTCTGCTAATTCTCCTAAAACTCTTAATAATGCTGCCATACCAGGATTAATCCCAGTTGCACCTGTGCGGATACCGTCGGCTGGGGTTTCGGGTATCGTCATTTCTTGTAATAATTCGGTATTTCTCGATACTGGTAAATTCATTGCTCTGGAAAGGGCGCTTTGCAGTTGATAGGTTCCAATGGGTACAGTACGGGAAAACTGCGGTACGCCATCGACGATAATCGCGATTTCGGTGCTGTCAAATTCGATATCCACGAGTACCGCCGCTTCGTTGGAACCAAATTGTCGCAGTTGCTCTCTGATTGTCCTAATTAAGGCGAAGCTGTTAATCTCTAAGACATCGACGTACAATCCTGCTTGGGTGAAGGTATCTAAGTAACTATCGGTAACTTCTCTGCGGGTAGCAACTAGCAGCACTTGTACTTTTTCAATACCGTCTTCATCTTGGAAGAATCCTAATTTTTGATAGTCTAAATCGACTTCTTCACGAGGATAAGGTAAGTATAAACCTGCTTCATGGTTGAGAACCATTTCGCGTAATTCGTTGTCATCTAATTCGGCGGGAATGGGAATAATCCGAATTATTGCTTCCCGCATCGGTACGGCTGTAGCTACTTTGGTAGCTTTAATTTTAGTTTCTGCCAGGGTTTCTTGAATTAGTTCTGCTAGTCCGGGTGAGTCAACTATTTGTCCTTCTTCAAATATTCCTTCGGGAACTTCTACTGAACGATAGTTGACAAGTTTGTATACTTGTCCTTGTTGACGCAGTTGTACGAGATTTAGTCTTTCCGGAGCAACTTCGATGCCGATGCCGTGACTTTTTTTTGAGAAAATGCCTTTTAAACGACTAATCATATTTTTATCAACCTAGGTAAAGCTAGCGCTTTTGAGAGAAAGAAAAAGCAACTGAAGCGCGATGGCTACGCTGACCTTCGCTATGCGCTTGTGATGGTAATCAATTTAGCTTAGATTCAGCACCCTTGGCATCTTTTTCCAGGCAAAAGTTTACCAGTTACCAGTGAAAAGTTACCAGTGAACAGTGAGCGGTTATCAGTTATCAGTTTATCTTCACTTGTCTCTCTTATCGCCCAATCCCCGATCGCTAATCCCCAATCCCTTAAAATATACTGGTGTTTCACTCTCGGATTTCACTCTTTTTCTTTCATAAGACAATTACAAATCTCGCTTTGGTTCTACTTTTTTCTTCTTGAGCAAATGAGTATAATTACCAAAATTAAACGTTTCGGTTTATGGGCGCTGTTTGGGTTATTGTTAACTTGGCTAGTTAGTTGTGGGGGTGCTTCGACTTCCAATAGTCCGGAATTGGAATTCTGGACGATGCAACTACAACCACAGTTTACTGAGTATTTTAATGACCTCATTACCAAATTTGAAGCGGAAAATCAAGGGGTCAAAGTGCGTTGGGTGGATGTGCCTTGGGCGGCGATGGAAAGTAAAATTTTAACGGCGGTGAGTGCGAAAACTGCGCCGGATGTGGTTAACCTAAATCCTAATTTTGCTTCTCAGTTAGCGACGCGCAATGCTTGGTTGGATTTAAATAAGCAAGTACCCACAGAGGTAAAGCAAGAGTATTTAGCAAATATTTGGGATGCTAGCGCGATCGCGGATATTAGTTTTGGTTTTCCTTGGTATCTTACCACGCGCGTTACTATCTACAATCGAGATTTGTTACAACAAGCTGATGTTACCCAACCACCAGCGACTTACACTGAGTTAGCAGAAGTCGCGGAAAAAGTCAAAGAAAAAACAGGTAAATATGCGTTTTTCGCTACTTTTGTACCTAATGATTCTGGTGAAGTATTAGAGTCTTTGGTACAAATGAATGTTACTTTAGTCGATGAAAATGGCAAAGCAGCGTTTAATACTCCTGAAGGTATTGCTGCTTTTCAATATTGGGTTGATTTGTATCAAAAAAATCTTTTACCTCCGGAAGTTCTTACTCAAGGACATCGTTATGGAATCGAACTTTATCAAGCAGGAGAAACTGCTTTACTTTCTTCTGGTGCAGAGTTCCTCAAAACAATTGCTAATAATGCTCCCAAAATTGCTGAAGTTTCCGCAGCAGCAACGCAAATTACAGGTGAAACAGGGAAGAAGAATGTTGCAGTCATGAATTTAGTAATTCCTCGCGATACCGATAAACCAGAAGTGGCACTAAAGTTTGCTGAATTTGTTACTAATACCGAAAATCAATTAGCGTTTGCTCAAGCGGCTAATGTGCTTCCTTCTACTACTAAAGCTTTGCAAATATATATCGAACAAATCGAACAGCAAGAGAATGCAACTGCGGTGGAAGAAGCACGTAAAGTTAGCGCAATGCAAATCAAAGATGCAGAAGTTTTAGTTCCTGCAAGGGAAAACCTCAATCAACTGCAAAAGGCAATTTATGAGAATTTACAAGCAGCAATGTTAGGTGAAAAAACTGTCGAACAAGCTGTTGCTGATGCAGCCGAAACCTGGAATCAAATTTCTTGATTTTAGCTGGGGATTGAGAAATAACAGTGAACAGTTATTAGGTCACTGTTCACTGTTAACTGGTAACTGAAAATACCAGTCCCTAATCCCTAATCTCCGATTCTCTTTTCAAGAAATAACCAATCAAATAAAGAGAACCACACAAAACTACTTGACTTTTGCCTTGAATTGCTGTATTTAAAGCAGCAAAAAGTTCCGGAAAAGTGCGACATTCTGCTAAATTAGGACAGATTTCTTGAGCTAAATTTGCTAAATATTCTGGCTCGGCTGTACTGTGGTCGGGTACTGGAACAAGATATAATTTATCATCAGGACGTAATAATGCTCGAAAAATATCAGCATGATCTTTAGTAGCAAGAATCCCCATTACCCAAGTAACTTTTGTATCGAGGGTGTCTACATATTGACGCAAACTTTCGGCTGCGGCTGGATTATGTGCGCCATCAATAAGTAGTTTTTGGTGGTTCCAAGTTAACCATTGCAGTCGCCCTAACCAACGAGTTTTTGCCATCCCATTTTCAATAGTTTGTAGCGGTATTTTCCAACCTTGTTCTTGCAAATGTTGTAAACAGCAAATTGCTAAAGCTGAGTTGATTAATTGTACTTCTCCTAATAAGGGTAAAGGATATTTTATATTTTGATATTCTGCCCAATTATCTGATAGCTTCTGTGCGGGTTCTACCCAAACTGCGGGACAATTTAATTCTTGAATTCGCTTCGCAACTACTTCTTTAGCTTCCCTTGGTAAGTTACCAATAATTGCGGGATAACTGGGCTTAAGAATACCAGCTTTTTCTCTCGCAATATCGGCGACAGTAGGACCAAGACGTTGCCAATGTTCTAAACTAATTGAAGTAATAATTGTGACTAAAGGATCGTGACAAACATTAGTTGCATCTAATCTTCCTCCTAAGCCTACTTCGATTACGGCTATATCTACTTTTTGTTGAGCAAAGTATAACCAAGCCGCAGCAGTGATAACTTCAAATTGTGTGGGAGATTCTTTTTGTAGATTGATCGCTGCTTGAATTTGTTGAAGAATTTTTTCTAATTCTGTGGTCGAAATTGGCTGTTCGTTTAAGCAAATTCTTTCTGTCCAATCTACTAAATGAGGTGAAGTATAACGTCCGACTTTGTAGCCAGCTTCAGTTAATACTGATGAAAGATAAGCACAAACCGAACCTTTACCGTTAGTACCTGCAACATGAATAATTGGTACTTGCTGGTGAGGATTGCCTAAATCAGCTAAAAGTTGTTCAATACGAGCGAGTCCGAGATGAACACCAAAGCGTTGAAATGGTTGGAGTAGTGAGTCAATAGTCACGAGTTACTAAAGAGAATTTTTGCAGAAAATTGAATTTTCTTAATAAATTGTACTGGCGATCGCGTCTCGGCTGTGAAAGAGGTTAAGTTACAATATCTCAGGGTGGTTTGACCTTAGACTAGAGATAGATTTTTATTTTAAGTGGAAATACGCAGATGTCACCAAAAGACGCAACAATAAGCTCGCAGAGTTTTGAAGAGCAAGCTCAAACTCGTTTACTTCTGTATTTATGGGATTTAGGTGGAATTGAGCAAGAAGTGAAAAAAGGCGATTTAAACAAAAAACTGATTCGAGGTAAAGAAAAATCGGCAAAATATAGCAGTATTTACGATCGCTTGGAGGAAGCTGGTGCGATCGCGCTTAAGAAAAAAGGTAGCTCGT from Oscillatoria salina IIICB1 encodes the following:
- the cobD gene encoding threonine-phosphate decarboxylase CobD, giving the protein MNRPVHGGNLAWAATVAGCSPSSIADFSASINPLGPPESARKAIQNNLKLLSAYPDPDYSELRSALAEFHQLAPEWILPGNGAAELLTWACRELSQRERTFLLVPAFGDYERALLAFGAKVEKCLLDWRRNGRLVLSCQNVGEKPNRKVAGLLLNNPHNPTGQIWTVEAILAYLEEFDLVVIDEAFMDFLPPDRQQSLIPWLKKYRNLIIVRSLTKFYSLPGLRLGYAIAHPDFLQRWQQWRDPWTVNVLAAAVGAAVVKDTEFQRQTWDWLIPARAKLFQGLAAIEGLQPFPSAANFLLVETQQPSSQLQLKLLENCQILIRDCLSFPELGSRYFRVAVRDEAENQRLLTGLATTLNYGS
- a CDS encoding HU family DNA-binding protein; translated protein: MNKGDLVNEIAEKANVTKKQADAVLTAALETIMDAVSNNDKVTLVGFGSFEPRKRKAREGRNPKTGDKMEIPETVVPAFSAGKLFKEKVAPK
- a CDS encoding type IV pilus secretin family protein, whose amino-acid sequence is MVKDYQSQLGIWVGATVVLMVTQPVYAASTQVTGVEIKPNGNSIELRLSTNGGEGLPQVLTENRGNELVANIMNTQLKLPSGQSFVQENPIPGISSVEVTQGDSNSVRVVVRGESSPPRQQILQQEARAITLSLGLAEDNQATSPTLSAESSQSQESPVAQTPTAVEPAKPEILFPDPEITIDGTPAPATGVVQPVSPAPPFLPRAVAPPVGDIAVANIDSSPEILDLGTAARVPRLVLREAPVREVLGLLARSAGLNLIFTNTEGEGVDSTISLDLENVPVQDVFNYVLQVSGVEASRRDNTIFAGSQLPLSTRRLVTRTFRLNQVEAANAAAFLAGQGAAVQRLVTPITETRSPTTGAVVERREEPAELQPLTVNQPEGGGPLLLQGLSVATDDRLNALTMVGEPRKVQIATSFLTQLDARRRQVAINVKIVDVNLAGTEAFNASFSFGVGDGFFVQDNGAAIFNYGGFNPPDQLTVTGSSLSPPVITNPFAGATIFLDPNSTIAVPGTGTGERRIVDGELVFDSPPGAGIFLTPRAEIGDDPFDVGITDVTLGTRNVTQVDITPAVPPTQPQIITNPVTGEITFVPGTAGIPQSRDTTFTAGDVGEITTSLPSLIQYPTRFLSLLQAQITSGNAKILTDPTLVVQEGQQATVNLTQEVVGNIESETESAEGIVTRTVTAEIKEAGLSLTVNVQRIDDNGFVTLSVEPTVTAIGNVQNLAVGDDINQIALLQRRELNSGFIRLRDAQTLILSGIIQESDRTVVSKVPILGDLPIIGALFRSTSRDNQRQEVIVLLTPQIIDDSERSAFGYNYTPGREAQEFLERRRFDVPRGRE
- a CDS encoding PilN domain-containing protein; this translates as MYSLDVNFLKDRPELNPEKPKGRKRQKLDLGEKAPLLAGIAALLLLPALVGGVWYFLTTQTAKVNQEIAEQDRQIEELNAQAQSIEQLEAQIQQVNADVNSLASVFYQIKPWSAILQDIRDRIPPGVQISSIEQSEVEGSTSAPAEDGEATTTSVPTIQLTIQGAAISFNQVNDFLLTLQQSDLLANEETRLIGAQLTNNPAQLVIPDNQQSENVTVELPKVVEYTISTELTNKPASELIRQLDEKGATGLVTRLRTIEQQGVGK
- the pilM gene encoding type IV pilus assembly protein PilM translates to MISRLKGIFSKKSHGIGIEVAPERLNLVQLRQQGQVYKLVNYRSVEVPEGIFEEGQIVDSPGLAELIQETLAETKIKATKVATAVPMREAIIRIIPIPAELDDNELREMVLNHEAGLYLPYPREEVDLDYQKLGFFQDEDGIEKVQVLLVATRREVTDSYLDTFTQAGLYVDVLEINSFALIRTIREQLRQFGSNEAAVLVDIEFDSTEIAIIVDGVPQFSRTVPIGTYQLQSALSRAMNLPVSRNTELLQEMTIPETPADGIRTGATGINPGMAALLRVLGELADELRRSIDFYLNQSENLEVAQLLLAGPGGGIGQLDDFFTQRLSLPTTKLDPVAALSLEMEEEIPEIQRPGLGIVLGLGMREV
- a CDS encoding ABC transporter substrate-binding protein — translated: MSIITKIKRFGLWALFGLLLTWLVSCGGASTSNSPELEFWTMQLQPQFTEYFNDLITKFEAENQGVKVRWVDVPWAAMESKILTAVSAKTAPDVVNLNPNFASQLATRNAWLDLNKQVPTEVKQEYLANIWDASAIADISFGFPWYLTTRVTIYNRDLLQQADVTQPPATYTELAEVAEKVKEKTGKYAFFATFVPNDSGEVLESLVQMNVTLVDENGKAAFNTPEGIAAFQYWVDLYQKNLLPPEVLTQGHRYGIELYQAGETALLSSGAEFLKTIANNAPKIAEVSAAATQITGETGKKNVAVMNLVIPRDTDKPEVALKFAEFVTNTENQLAFAQAANVLPSTTKALQIYIEQIEQQENATAVEEARKVSAMQIKDAEVLVPARENLNQLQKAIYENLQAAMLGEKTVEQAVADAAETWNQIS
- a CDS encoding bifunctional folylpolyglutamate synthase/dihydrofolate synthase yields the protein MTIDSLLQPFQRFGVHLGLARIEQLLADLGNPHQQVPIIHVAGTNGKGSVCAYLSSVLTEAGYKVGRYTSPHLVDWTERICLNEQPISTTELEKILQQIQAAINLQKESPTQFEVITAAAWLYFAQQKVDIAVIEVGLGGRLDATNVCHDPLVTIITSISLEHWQRLGPTVADIAREKAGILKPSYPAIIGNLPREAKEVVAKRIQELNCPAVWVEPAQKLSDNWAEYQNIKYPLPLLGEVQLINSALAICCLQHLQEQGWKIPLQTIENGMAKTRWLGRLQWLTWNHQKLLIDGAHNPAAAESLRQYVDTLDTKVTWVMGILATKDHADIFRALLRPDDKLYLVPVPDHSTAEPEYLANLAQEICPNLAECRTFPELFAALNTAIQGKSQVVLCGSLYLIGYFLKRESEIRD